The sequence TGACGGCGGCGGAGGTCAACGGTCAGGAACTGTCGGCAGGCGACTTCGTTCGCTGGTCGCGGCAGGTCGTTGACCTGCTCGACCAGATCAAGGACGTGCTGGGCAGGGAGCACCCTGTCGGTGGTGCGGCAGGCAAGGCGTCCCGCCTGCTCCGGCGCGGTGTGGTGGCCGCGGGAGAGGTCTGAGGACGTACCGGGGAAGCAGCAGGGAAGCGGCAGGGAAGCACTGAGGAAACGCTGAGGAAGCCGCCGGGCAGACGTGTCGGCCGAGTACCTTGTGTGGTTGGATTCCACAGGCGGAAGAACCGCGGAGCGGGACTGCCGCGAGAGTGCGACGTTGGCTGTGACACGCGGAAAGGCAACACGATGAGTGCGCCGTACGGAGGCAACAACCCCGCGCAGTGGGGTCAGCAACCGCAAGCGGACCCCGCGTCCGGCGGGTTCGCCCAGCCCGGCGGGTACGGCCAGCAACCCGCCTATGGCCAGCCTTCCTACGGCAGTGCCGGTGCTGCGGGCACTGCGGGCGCTGGCCAGCCAGCCCAGCCAGCCCAGCCGCAGTACGGGCAGCAGCCCGCGCAGAACCCGTACGACCAGTCCGGCGCCTACGGCCAGCAGCAATCCGCCTACCCGCAGCAAGGCCAGTTTCCGCAGCAGGGGCAGTACGGTGGCGCGTACGGGCAGGGCTACGACCAGCAGGCCGCCGGTTACGGTCAGCAGCCCGGCTACGGGCAGCCCTCCGCGTACGGTCAGCAGCCCTACGGCGCGGGCCAGCAGCCAGGACAATCCGGCAAGTCCGGAGGTAAGGGACTGTGGATCGGCATCGCGGTGGCCGTCGTGGTGCTCGCGGGCGCGGCCGTGGTGCTGTTCTGGAAGCCCGGCGTGGTCAATCCGACCGTCTTCGACCAGAACAGCATGGAAAGCGACATCCAGCGGGTTCTCCAGGACAGCTACGGGCTGACCGTGGACGGCGTGACGTGCCCCTCGGGCCAGGAAGTCAAGAAGGACAACACGTTCACGTGCGAGGTCACCGTCGGCGGCGCGCCGCAGAGCGTGAAGATCACAGTCACCAGCGACGACGGCCACTACACCGTTGACAAGCCGGCGCCGAAGGGCTGACGCGAAAAATCGTTGGTGCGTCCCCGTCCCTACCCTTCAGGATCAGTACATGAATGACGTCTCGGTTCGGGCGCTGCGCGAGGACGAGTTCCGCGCGGCACACACTCTCTTCCGCGCGGCCCTCCACACTGGACCCGCGACCGACGAGCGGTGGGAGCGTGTCCATAGTGTCTACCAACCGGGCAGTGCGCTGGGGGCGTTCGACGACGAACTGATCGGCACCGTGCGCTCGACCGACGCCGAACTCGTCGTGCCAGGTGGGGCGCGGGTGCCGATGGCGGCTGTCACCGGTGTCGGTGTGCGAGCTGACCGCACCCGGCGGGGAGTGCTCACGGCGTTGATGCGGCACCAGCTCACCACATTCGCCGACCGTGGTGTCGTGGCCGCCGTCCTCTACGCCACAGAGGGCGTGATCTACGGCCGGTACGGCTACGGCATCGCCAGTCGCTACCGGAAGTGCACTGTGGACACGAGGCGAGCACAGCTCCGCCTGAGTGTGCCGCAGGGAGGCCGGATCGAGTTGCTTTCCCTCGACGAGGCCGAGCGGCGCCTTCCCGAGCTGTACGCGAGCCTTCCGCTGCGTCCCGGCATGATCACCCGCACCGAGCGGTGGTGGCCCGGTTTCCTGGCGCAGGTACGGAACTGGGACAAGCCCGCGGTCACGGTCGTCCACCATGGACCTGACGGGCCCGACGGGTTCGCCATCTACCGGGTGGATCGGGACCCGGACTCCGGCGGGACGATGCTGGTGGAGGACCTGCACTTCGCCGATGCTGCGGCGTTCGCAGGTCTGTGGCGGTTTCTGTTGTCCGTGGATCTGGTCGAGCGGATCACGCTGTCGTACCGGGGGCTGGAGGAGCCGCTGGAGTTGTTGTTCACCGACCCGAGGGCGTGCGCGACGAAGGAGGTGCTCGACGAGACCTGGCTTCGGCTGGTGGACGTCGAGGCCGCACTGGCCGCGCGGCCTTGGCGCGGTGAGGCGCTCGTGCTGGAGGTCACCGACGCCGTGCTCGACCGCAACACCGGCCGCTACCGCATCGGATCGGACGGCGTGCGGCGGACAGAGGAAGAGCCGGACGCTGTCCTCGACGTTGACACGCTCTCGATGATCTACTCGGGCGGGTGGCGCCCTTCGACGCTGGTGGACGCGGGGCGGATCACGGTGCGCGAGCCGGGCACGGCGGCCCGACTCGACGAATGCGCGCGGACGCCGTCGCTGCCGTGGTGCGGTACGTTCTTCTAGACCGTAGGGGCGGACGACGTCGAGTGTGGAGTGTGCTGTCGTGCGGATGCGCGCTGCCGGTGAAGTCGCAGGGCTGTGGAGGATCGCCGCACTCGCGGGTGTGACCGCGATCGTGACCGCCTGCGGTGGCGCCGCACCGGATGAGGACGCACCCGCGCCGACCATGGCAGAGGACACGGTGGACTCCGGGAACTCCGCGCCGCCGTCCTCGGTCTCCGTCTCGGCCGGGGTACCTGCCTCGCTGACGCCACTGCCGAAGGCTCTCGACGGCGATGTGGTGGAGAAGGCGGTCCGCACGGTGCTCACCGACAGCTTCGGCGTCTCCGACGTCGAGGAGGTGCGGTGCCCCCGGCGGCCCGCCGTGCGGGAAGGCGCGACGTTCGACTGCACCGCCGTCATCGACGGTGAGAGCAAGCGCATCCCGATCGAGATCCTCGACGACGACGGCCGCTACGAGGTTGGCCCGCCGGTCTGATCGACGGCAGGCAGCCCTGTGCGTCGGCTGGCCGCCACCGGGCAAGCTCGGTACGCACGGCAGGGGACCACCTTGCTGCCGCTTGGCCGTCGAATGCCGACGGGTCAGGAGTTCTGAGCCGGCAGCGCGGCGAGCAGCCGGTTGACCGAGCCACCCAGGTTGTAGCGTTCGGCAAGCTCCGCCACCCGCCGAGGGGCGGAGGGCGTGGCCGGAACGTGATCGTCGGGTGAGCCCGTCACGGGTGCGTCGGTGGCCACCCGCACCACCAGGGGAGCGGCGGCGAGGTAGTCGGCCGCCTCGGCGAGTGTGACCCGCGCCTTGGGCGGCACGTCGCGGTGGCCGTCGCGCGCGGCGATCAGCAGACCCTCCAGCGAGCCGAAGCGCGTGATGAGTCTGGCCGCGGTCTTCTCGCCGATCCCCGGAACGCCAGGAAGACCGTCGGAGGGGTCGCCCCGCAGCATCGACATGTCGGCGTAGGCCGCTCCCGCGCCCTCCACAGGTAGCGCGTAACGTGCGGCGACCTCCTCAGGGCCCAGCACCTCGGCCTTGGCCCAGCCCTTGCCCACGTAGATCACGGACACCGGGCTCGGCTCGTGCCGCACGAGCTGGAACAGGTCGCGATCACCGGTGACGACCTCGACCGGCCGTTCCCGCTCGCGAGCCGCGAGAGTGCCGATCACGTCGTCGGCCTCGTAGCCCTCCGCCTCGGCCACGGCGATCCCGACCGCGTCCAGCAGGTCGAGGATGATCGGCACCTGAGGGGTGAGGGTGTCGGGAACCTCCTCGACGTCTGGTTCACCCGCACCCTGCGCCTCGGCCGCCACGCGATGCGCCTTGTAGCTGGGCAGCGCGCGCACCCTGAACTCGGGCCGCCAGTCGGCGTCG comes from Saccharomonospora xinjiangensis XJ-54 and encodes:
- a CDS encoding DUF4333 domain-containing protein, translated to MSAPYGGNNPAQWGQQPQADPASGGFAQPGGYGQQPAYGQPSYGSAGAAGTAGAGQPAQPAQPQYGQQPAQNPYDQSGAYGQQQSAYPQQGQFPQQGQYGGAYGQGYDQQAAGYGQQPGYGQPSAYGQQPYGAGQQPGQSGKSGGKGLWIGIAVAVVVLAGAAVVLFWKPGVVNPTVFDQNSMESDIQRVLQDSYGLTVDGVTCPSGQEVKKDNTFTCEVTVGGAPQSVKITVTSDDGHYTVDKPAPKG
- a CDS encoding GNAT family N-acetyltransferase is translated as MNDVSVRALREDEFRAAHTLFRAALHTGPATDERWERVHSVYQPGSALGAFDDELIGTVRSTDAELVVPGGARVPMAAVTGVGVRADRTRRGVLTALMRHQLTTFADRGVVAAVLYATEGVIYGRYGYGIASRYRKCTVDTRRAQLRLSVPQGGRIELLSLDEAERRLPELYASLPLRPGMITRTERWWPGFLAQVRNWDKPAVTVVHHGPDGPDGFAIYRVDRDPDSGGTMLVEDLHFADAAAFAGLWRFLLSVDLVERITLSYRGLEEPLELLFTDPRACATKEVLDETWLRLVDVEAALAARPWRGEALVLEVTDAVLDRNTGRYRIGSDGVRRTEEEPDAVLDVDTLSMIYSGGWRPSTLVDAGRITVREPGTAARLDECARTPSLPWCGTFF
- a CDS encoding 5'-3' exonuclease, coding for MWQAGRVTAPLVLLDAASLYFRSFFALPESMTAPDGTPVNAVRGFADTVARVLTDRRPARLVACLDADWRPEFRVRALPSYKAHRVAAEAQGAGEPDVEEVPDTLTPQVPIILDLLDAVGIAVAEAEGYEADDVIGTLAARERERPVEVVTGDRDLFQLVRHEPSPVSVIYVGKGWAKAEVLGPEEVAARYALPVEGAGAAYADMSMLRGDPSDGLPGVPGIGEKTAARLITRFGSLEGLLIAARDGHRDVPPKARVTLAEAADYLAAAPLVVRVATDAPVTGSPDDHVPATPSAPRRVAELAERYNLGGSVNRLLAALPAQNS
- a CDS encoding DUF4333 domain-containing protein: MRAAGEVAGLWRIAALAGVTAIVTACGGAAPDEDAPAPTMAEDTVDSGNSAPPSSVSVSAGVPASLTPLPKALDGDVVEKAVRTVLTDSFGVSDVEEVRCPRRPAVREGATFDCTAVIDGESKRIPIEILDDDGRYEVGPPV